ATCCAGCAATATGAGGTAGCTGCCTAATATTTATTCTGTTTACACTATCATGACATTAGATGTcaacaaactaaaacaaaaacaaaacaaaacaaaacatttattggAATGTAAATGAAAGTTGTGCTGTAGCCAGAAGAAACTGCTGTAAGACCCCCTAGTTTACACatttttgtctgtctttctttttaCTTGGCCAAGCTATTTTCCAGTCAATTAGACTGGCCAGTTGCACTTTACAGGGTTGGATGGGGGAGCCTTCAAACATCTGTCTAGTTTTTCACATCCAGGTGGAGCCCAATTCTGCAAAATACAAAAAGAACAGAGTCAGGGATACTAGAATATCTTTAATTGACGTACTAGACAGTACTGCTAGTATGAATATACTGTACAGCTGAGAAGAGTGAAAGATAAAATacaatcaactatgtgtaccaAGGGCTAGTGTATTCCATCTCCATCTAATGTAAGTTAACAGTGGCCACCagaatttcaaaaactttggtCACATATTTTTATCTTAGCAGTCTGCCTATGTACATTGATTCAGACATGGTCACACTTACCATGATACCTTGGTCACACTTACCATGATACCTTGGTCACACTTACCATGATACCTTGGTCACACTTAACCATGATACCTTGGTCACACTTAACCATGATACCTTGGTCACACTTAACCATGATACCTTGGTCACACTTACCATGATACCTTGGTCACACTTAACCATGATACCTTGGTCACATTTACCATGATACCTTGGTCACACTTACCATGATACCTTGGTCACACTTAACCATGATACCTTGGTCACACTTACCATGACACAGACATGGTCACACTTACCATGATACCTTGGTCACACTTACCATGATACCTTGGTCACACTTACCATGATCCCTTGGTCACACTTAACCATGATACCTTGGTCACACTTAACCATGATACCTTGGTCACACTTAACCATGACACCATGGTCACACTTAACCATGATACCTTGGTCACACTTAACCATGATACCTTGGTCACACTTAACCATGACACAGACATGGTCACACTTATCATGAAATCTTGGTCATATTTACTGTGATACCTGTACCTTggtacacgtacacatacatggCACTGGGATGGTCACACTTACCATGATATATGGTCATACATACCATGATACCTTGGTCACACTTACCATGTTACCTTGGTCACACTTACTATGATACCATGATCACACTTACCATGATCCCCTGGTCACACTTACCATGATCACACTTACCATGATCACACTTACTATGATCACACTAACCATGATCCCCTGGTCACACTTACCATGATCACACTTGCCATGATCCTTTGATCACACTTGCCATGATCACACTTACCATGATCCCTTGGTCACACTTACCATGATACCCTGGTCACACATGTTGAGTTGTGGCTGACCTGGAATCATTGTCTTTCTGTGTTCATTCACAGCATCCATAATAAACTGTAGTCCTTCCTTGTATTCCTCATTTTTGGGACTGTGATCAcggtaaataaaaataaaaataaatctcaCTTTATAATGTGAGTTATagataagaaaataaaactaCACATTCACACATTCATATGATTGCTTATACATGCATTCTAGCTTGCATACAGAATGGTGCACTAATTGTAAGAATGAATTCATGCCACGTACCATGGGTAAGTTAGTATTTGACAGGTCAAAGCATGTAATATTAATAGTGGAGAGTGAAACTGCTGTACTCTACATGATCAGCTTTCCTATGAAAGTGCATGATTTTACACTTATACCATGACTTCTCTTTACACTTGGAACCATGGACATGAAGTATGTAGTGTGTTAATAGAGTTAGTATCGTGCATATAAAActaacagtttttttttctccaaGATCTACAGCATGCTTGGATGTCTTTATGTCATGTGACTTACTTTAGTTTGTACTTTTCACCTGGGTCATGTCCAAGGTGAAACACAACTGGAATTAATGTGTGATTCGTCAAATTAGGAGTTGTTACTCCGTCTATCTGCCAGCCTGGACAATACTCATTTTTCTAAGGGAAAGATAGATACATGGATAGCGGTGTCTTAGTGAGAGTTGGTATAATCCAGTCTCACTATCTCAACCCTCCctgttttctcttttcttccCTCCTtattcctcctcctcctctctcTTCCCCTCTCCCCCTCTACCTTCTACCTTTTCCACTTATTTCTGCCTGTCAGTCTGTTGTTTTTCTCATCAATTATATTACCTTGAATACACCTTTGTGCACATGTGTGcttgcatgtgtatgtgtgcatgcacacgAGAAAGGACTGCAGGATGGGATGAGGTGAAAGTGATGTTTTCTGATCTAAAGATGCTTCTCTACATGTGAAATTGACCAATTAAGTGTCCACATATGTCACCATTAACATCTCTATACATTTCTGCCAGATTCACCAATTTAAGACAGGAGCTAAAACTGACTTCAACTTCATCTTGTTGACTTACTTTAGTTTGTATTTTTCACCAGGGTCTCTTCCTAGATGAAAGACAACTGGTTGTGAAGTGTGATCAGTCAAATTACGAGTTGTAACATTGGTGACCTCTGACCCTGGACAATACTCTACATGCTGAATTGATCAGGTGACAGAATTAAAGAGGATTATATGTTCTTCAGGAATACAAAGTAGCaataacataaacaaaacaaaacaaaacaaaacaaaacaaaacaaaacaaaacaaacaaaaagtataaaaatcaaaacaaaactaaacataCAAAAAGGATATGACTTAATACTAGAAATTAGGAGGTCTTAATTAAGCCATAAACTCAAGAGTTTCTCGCTTCTGTGATCATCAGATGGCTAGATCAAAAGAATATATTTATGCAAGAAAATTCATCTGGGTATTAGTTTGAGAATTGGCTTTCTATATTTCTTTGTCAAAACTGGAAAAGATAGTTATGATGGATACAGTGTAAGTACAGAATAGAAAGACAGTCATTTTTAAAATCGAAAGGATTAGTAAAAGAAGTTGTAAGCTTGAGAGGTTTACTTTATACACCAAAGTTGTGTTATTGCCACAATATTGGCTGcaattgctatatgaaatagtaaACATGTATCTACCATTTTCTGTTTCAGTATTCTGAACACCTTTCCCATCCTGACCCTGCTTGATATTTTGCACAGGATTGTCTTTTCTTAGGGTATAATGGTTTTGTTTATGTCATGAAAATAGTCTGTTTATTTTCTGTAAACATGTATCATTGTAGTGAAAAGAAGTAGTAATAGAAATGATTCAATGAATGAATTCACTGCATACTTACCAAAGATGGAATACCTTCAGACCAAGTCCAGAAATGAGCTTTGTAGAAACCACGTCGAGCTGCCATTATTTCATCTCCACGATAATAGAAAATTGTCTTATTTTTGTCGACAATGTCATCAACTAAGACTGGCAGTAGACTGGTACTGTCATATATTCTGTCTGTTGGGAGATCACGTCCAGCTATATCTAGAGATGTAGCAAACAGGTCCATGAGAGAACCAAGTTGATGAATCACCTACAATACAAAGAAGAGAAATAGGCTTGGTAgaagttacatgtaaaagaaaCTCTGCAAACAggacacagacttgtttgaagTTAAACATAAAGACAAGATCTTCTAACTATGTTAATTAAGCTATAAAGAGAGGTCAGTTGTCAGTCAATATAAGTTTCCCAGTGCCCAGTCTTCTTAATTAATATCTTTTCAACGGTTTTCTTAATTTTTCAGCTTAGTATCTGGAGAAGCAGGATGTATTTGCAAAATTGGTTGCAAAAATAGCCaatattcaatgaaatcatTACAGGTATACTCAAAAGTTTACACTTACTTTGCCAGGTTTGATCTTCTCAGGCCACCATGCAATAGTTGGTTCTCGCATACCACCTTCAAATGTTGTATGTTTACCACAAAGGAATGGACCATTTAGACCAGCTGTGAAATATTACATCAGAGAAATGTAAACTTTTAGAATAAAGTACTacataacattattacatacacatataaacacaGGGAAAACATGATCATAAAAAggtctcaatatttttttggatttttcaaatatttttcagaatataatataatgtaccGGTAAGTTGGATTGACATCTTTCATCACAGCAAGTGGCTAAAACAATGGCTATACATTACACATCAAATTTTATGATAGAAAATCTAACCCTATTCCCATCCGGGATCCCTAACCTAACCTTAACTCCATATGTCTTATATACAACTATGTACCTTTTGTACAGTCAGGCCAATGTTCTATACTCTTGCCCCTTCATCTTTCACTTCAGTAAGATTAGAATTGTAAACTTTTGATTGATCTTACAATGTCACAACAAACTAGTAGAATTTCAATAATAAACATCACTGTAACCAACAATCAGTGCGCCCTCTAAGcaaatttgacatgccactgacgcacacaatttctagtgatgcaccaaaatttgatgtcccctatctcttactatgtggtgactcacaagaaatgtccgtttttctcattttgactcacaacaacaacaaaatttagctatcattagagggcacactgccaaCAATAATTGTTCAAAACAAGTCACTGACTTCACCTACCCTTTGCTCCACCTGACAATGCAGCACCATTGTCGGATGAGAAAAACACAAATGTGTTACTATCAATCTGTAGGGTCCTGAGTTTTTCCAATATTTGTCCCACTCCATAGTCTAACTCTCTCACAGCATCTCCATATAGTCCCCTCTGACTGGTTCCTAGGAATGGCTTGGAGGCATAGTGTGGACCATGTGATGAATCAGGTGCCCAGTATAGGAAGAAAGGAACGCCGGCTTGGTTTTGCTTTTCTATGAAGCTAAGGGCTTCCTACAATGATATTTAAAGATTAATGTTTTAATGAAACAgcaaaaaagtgaaaatttgaCATGCAGGCCTAACAACTCATTACATTGTTAAGCAATAGTTGTAGTAAGGTAAtgtaaatgcaaacaaaatagaCACGGCAGATGCAGTTACTATGTTGGTCTCATAACAATACAATTCAAATAACATTCATGTATCTCAGAACACATATAGTTATTGAACAAGATTTACTTCCAGACAAAGTcatgaatgtatatattatgtaagtTATAAACACTGACCATTTATGGAAATCTTTACCTTTGTGTGCCTGGCCAATATTCATTAACATCATTAgcatatataaaatgaattcTACTGGTCCTACCGGTATACTGAACACTAGGTGAACTTTTTGAGATCACTATTTAATACCTCTTCTAATAATGTGTTATTGTATTGGAATTGGCAACTTTTGACACCTACAAGTCCCTGACAGATTGTCATTAGAGAGGTTTAGCTGCATGTTAGAATGTGTTCACGTACAGGAGGTTAAATTGTGCAGACATATCCACATGATGACGCACAGAGAGTTTGTGTTAGTTAACATAAACTTGAAAGATGAAAGAATTTGTATCATCTGTTTTGAAGGCATGCCAAACTTGTCAGCATTTTAGACATTTTTCTTTTAGAGTACCCAAACGAAAACTCAAACAAATTACATTTCTGAactttgatatcaaaatgaCAACCATATCTTAAAGAAGAAAATTGACAAAAAGTTAATTAACACATGTTTACAATTATGTGCAGACTGCCCTTTTCACATACAGATGCAAGCTATGTGCGTTGTGCCTTCAATGGTACTATTCATATCGGACCTATATATAATTGAACCCCCACCCCCTACCTAAACTTACTGCTCTAGATATCAAGAATTCTAAGCTCCACTTGTATGCATTCTAACCTGAATAAAAATCTGGGTTAAATTAGACTACCCAGTCTGTTGGTTAATATCCACTTGTATGCATTCTAACCTGAATAAAAATCTGGGTTAAATTAGACTCCCCAGTCTTCTGATTAATTTCATAGTCCTCATAGTATCTTCCAACCATGTCTGCATCTCTGTACACTGGAATGTTTGGCGTCTTTTTATCATCATATGGCCCAAAGTGACAGTTAGGAGCACCAAAATACTCATCAAAACCATGCTTTAAAGGCAAATACTGTGGTCTGTGTCCTAGATGCCTGTGTTGTCAAACAAAAAGtgaaaatgtaaaagaaaatCCAAATGAAATGATAGAAATTGGAATAGATGAATGACaaaattaaattacaaaaaaaccaagaaatcatgaaccaaaagttgttcgtgcaaatgagtaaacatccaactgttagaatgatgtaaacaatgtataatttattaattaGCATCTTgatatgacaaatgtaccatatttggaaattaTGTGTAAactgctcccccccccccccaaaaaaaaaaaaaaaaaaaaaaaaaaaaaattatttggcacaattgtgtgattgattaacacTGGTATGGTGTTAATGACTGTATGGGTAccttcatttgaatttgaaatttcacatcAGCACCTCATTGATCTAGGTATGGGgagagatttgaagccacagatagcctctagactacccTTATGACTACTTCTGACACAACATGCGGCTTATTCTTAACTTATTATACTAGTATTCCATACTTACCATTTTCCAACAAGTTTACTTCTGTAGCCAGATTTACTTAATTCTTCTGGAATGAGTATTTCAGAATCTGGTATTCCTCCAACAATATTTTGGGGTGTATAAGAACTTCTTGCATGATAATTGGTGGTATAGAAACCATTTCTTATTGGGAGGCGACCACTTAATAATGATGCTCTTGCTGGGAGTGAAAAGATAAAAGAGAAAGGTACGCCAGAGCTTCCTTACCTGTGACTGCAGGGTGTTTTTCATCACAGTTTTTGTACCACAAAACCATGGGTTATGCACTCCTAGTCAGTTGACCTTCAGATATTCAACAACATTTTgctgtgtgtttttttttttttttttttttagtttatgtatatatgcattttGTATTTGCATTCCATTTGTGAGTGTAACTTaacatataaatgaaaattaattaaacCACTAAAAATTGTCAGGATATGTGTTATTTGGACCAAACACGAGACATTGGATTTTGCATTTTGATTGTGTTGTTTATAACCTTGGtacatttcaaatgtttattgTATTCACAGAAATAAAGTAGTCGACATCGTTAGACAATAGTCCAACATCcgtgataaataaatatattagaTGTTAATTTTAGATTACTATTAGTGGGTATAGATTGTATAAAAAGAAGTGACCCATTATGACATTATGAACTGGTctgataacaataacaataacaaggTCGTATTTCGTCCTTACATGGTGAACATAGTGGATTTGGTGCATAGAAGTCAGTCAGAACAGCTCCCTCTGCAGCCATTCTATCCAAATTTGGCGTTTCTTTTGCAGGATTTCCATACACTCCAAGATCTCCCCAACCCATCTGCGTATTTcaatatgacaaatattttatttgtatgttattCAAGTAATAAACAATATTATGAAGTTGCTCGAAAATACCACAAGCattcgaatcaatctgtatgattttaaaaaaaaatttgaaaacaaatcatattatagattgattcgagtgcctggtGAAAATACGAAGTTGTGATACGCCCCCCACGTGAGAAGGTCAaaccacagggggcagcgaaAATGTTAGTGATCATTTGATTTTTGTGTTGGTTTAATaacactgattttttttctattgtttttCTTTCCCCGACTACTGGAAGTGATTTTCCGTCACTGAATATTCACTCTCGTCATCATGTTTATTGACTGAATAAAGACAATTAAGCTCTCCTTTCTGCTGTTAAATTCATCTAAATGAAAACACTTCTCACCTTATAATTACCAAGgtatgaatttcatttacaGTTTACCATATTATCCTCTGGGAGGTTATATAACACTAAATAAACAGGCATTTGCATGATGATTAGACATAATGTGGACCAAACATCACTAATATCATCATCACTAATATTTTTGCTGCCCCTGTGGTCAAACCCGGAAGTGTACGATACAACAACTTAGAAACGGAGCATTTTCTAATTAAGGAATTGCACTTACGTCATCCATGAGCATTATGATAATGTTTGGTTTGCTTGTATCAACACCCGATGTAAGATTAACGTGCATAAGTAGGATGGAAGACAGGAACACGTGGAGAACCTTGCACGAATCCATGTTAACATGTTACTTGTTTTTCATTCAATCAGCTGAGATGAGAGCATTAGGCTCGAACCAAGCTAAAGTTCTACATCATTTTTACAACGCAGTTTTTTCCTTTATATCTCTATTTATAAATGTTTTAGATTCATTgacaatattaataatatattaatatattcataacatAAAATTGAgttgtattttatatgtaaataagataTATTCGTAGTGCCTAGATTTCTTTGTGAAATGAGGATGGGAAAGCCCTTTGcaataaaatcaacaaaatggCCGTGTGTGTGGCAGTGATAGCGAAAGAGGTAAGTAAATGAATATGTTCATGAAATATGTCGTTTACAACTCTCAGTAGAATTAATGAGCAACCATTGTCAGATACAAAGGCTAACCTCTCCAAGAGCGAAAAGCAGAACAGCGAGAGAATTCTGAATCAGAATGTACACTGTGACAAATTACTAGAATAAACTGGAGAACCAGACTGTCTACTACTTTATAgcgtgatttttttttgttctaagCATTTCTTAGTGCTAGTAATTGCACTAAAAATAGATTGCTAGGTCTAGTGTCGTTCAGTTGTGCCGCTGAACATCAAATTAAGATATATGAACCCCCACCCCGGACAGGCACTGACCCTACTAAA
This portion of the Glandiceps talaboti chromosome 7, keGlaTala1.1, whole genome shotgun sequence genome encodes:
- the LOC144437438 gene encoding N-acetylgalactosamine-6-sulfatase-like isoform X2, encoding MDSCKVLHVFLSSILLMHVNLTSGVDTSKPNIIIMLMDDMGWGDLGVYGNPAKETPNLDRMAAEGAVLTDFYAPNPLCSPSRASLLSGRLPIRNGFYTTNYHARSSYTPQNIVGGIPDSEILIPEELSKSGYRSKLVGKWHLGHRPQYLPLKHGFDEYFGAPNCHFGPYDDKKTPNIPVYRDADMVGRYYEDYEINQKTGESNLTQIFIQEALSFIEKQNQAGVPFFLYWAPDSSHGPHYASKPFLGTSQRGLYGDAVRELDYGVGQILEKLRTLQIDSNTFVFFSSDNGAALSGGAKAGLNGPFLCGKHTTFEGGMREPTIAWWPEKIKPGKVIHQLGSLMDLFATSLDIAGRDLPTDRIYDSTSLLPVLVDDIVDKNKTIFYYRGDEIMAARRGFYKAHFWTWSEGIPSLKNEYCPGWQIDGVTTPNLTNHTLIPVVFHLGHDPGEKYKLNPKNEEYKEGLQFIMDAVNEHRKTMIPGQPQLNMCDQGIMNWAPPGCEKLDRCLKAPPSNPVKCNWPV
- the LOC144437438 gene encoding N-acetylgalactosamine-6-sulfatase-like isoform X1; translated protein: MDSCKVLHVFLSSILLMHVNLTSGVDTSKPNIIIMLMDDMGWGDLGVYGNPAKETPNLDRMAAEGAVLTDFYAPNPLCSPSRASLLSGRLPIRNGFYTTNYHARSSYTPQNIVGGIPDSEILIPEELSKSGYRSKLVGKWHLGHRPQYLPLKHGFDEYFGAPNCHFGPYDDKKTPNIPVYRDADMVGRYYEDYEINQKTGESNLTQIFIQEALSFIEKQNQAGVPFFLYWAPDSSHGPHYASKPFLGTSQRGLYGDAVRELDYGVGQILEKLRTLQIDSNTFVFFSSDNGAALSGGAKAGLNGPFLCGKHTTFEGGMREPTIAWWPEKIKPGKVIHQLGSLMDLFATSLDIAGRDLPTDRIYDSTSLLPVLVDDIVDKNKTIFYYRGDEIMAARRGFYKAHFWTWSEGIPSLHVEYCPGSEVTNVTTRNLTDHTSQPVVFHLGRDPGEKYKLNPKNEEYKEGLQFIMDAVNEHRKTMIPGQPQLNMCDQGIMNWAPPGCEKLDRCLKAPPSNPVKCNWPV